One genomic region from Terasakiella sp. SH-1 encodes:
- the alaS gene encoding alanine--tRNA ligase, which yields MQSANDIRKTFLDYFGKNGHEIIDSSPLVPRNDPTLMFTNAGMVQFKNVFTGVEKRDYSRATTSQKCVRAGGKHNDLENVGFTARHHTFFEMLGNFSFGDYFKDNAIELAWNLITKEFGLPKDKLLVTVYHEDDEAFDLWKKIAGLSDDKIIRIPTSDNFWAMGDTGPCGPCSEIFFDHGDHIWGGPPGSPEEDGDRFIEIWNLVFMQYEQTADERLNLPKPSIDTGMGLERIAAVLQGTHDNYNVDLLRKLIEASADKSSTDPDGDFNTSHRVIADHLRSSAFLLADGVLPSNEGRGYVLRRIMRRAMRHAHIIGAKDPLLHKLVPTLTGLMGQAFPELVRAEALITETLELEEARFKKLLDRGLSLLDAETKELGEGDELKGDVAFKLYDTYGFPVDLTQDALKSKGIAVDMPGFETAMEKQREEARKNWAGSGGQADEALWFDLKEKVGATDFLGYDTEIAEGQIVSIVVDGKEVDRAQPGTEVTVLLNQTPFYAESGGQEGDCGLLKVGDIAEVEVSDTQKRIHSLYLHIGKVKGGVISVGADVSAEVDHTRRSAVRSNHSATHLLHKALQQELGDHVTQKGSLVAEERLRFDIAHNKALSTDEIAAVEAKVNAQVRANTEVVTRLMTPDEAIEQGAMALFGEKYGDEVRVVSMGDENGKNFSVELCGGTHVKRTGDIGLFKVLNEGAVAAGVRRIEALTGSAAVAYLAEQEERLNETAALLKTTPAKVAGRVESLLDERKKMEREISDLRKKLATGGGAATSEVKDVNGIKYLGKVLDGIPGKELKSMVDEMKNQIGSGVCAAISVNDGKASIVVGSTDDVKDQFNAVDLVRVGSQALGGKGGGGRPDMAQAGGPDGSKAEEALSAIEAAIAG from the coding sequence ATGCAAAGTGCGAACGATATTCGTAAAACGTTTCTAGATTATTTCGGTAAAAACGGTCACGAGATTATTGACTCTTCTCCGCTGGTGCCCAGAAACGACCCAACCCTGATGTTTACCAACGCGGGGATGGTGCAGTTTAAAAACGTCTTCACCGGGGTGGAAAAACGCGATTATTCCCGCGCAACCACGTCGCAAAAATGTGTGCGTGCCGGTGGCAAGCATAATGATTTGGAAAATGTTGGTTTTACCGCACGTCACCATACGTTCTTTGAAATGCTCGGCAACTTCTCTTTTGGGGATTATTTCAAGGATAATGCCATTGAACTGGCCTGGAACCTGATCACCAAGGAATTTGGTCTACCTAAAGACAAGCTGCTGGTTACGGTTTATCATGAAGATGATGAAGCATTTGACCTGTGGAAAAAAATCGCAGGTTTGTCTGACGATAAAATCATTCGTATTCCAACTTCTGATAACTTTTGGGCCATGGGCGATACCGGTCCTTGTGGTCCTTGTTCTGAGATTTTCTTTGATCATGGCGATCATATCTGGGGTGGCCCTCCGGGGAGTCCGGAAGAAGACGGGGACCGTTTCATCGAGATTTGGAACCTTGTCTTCATGCAATATGAACAAACCGCTGATGAACGTTTGAACCTGCCCAAGCCGTCTATTGATACGGGCATGGGGCTGGAGCGTATTGCAGCTGTTTTGCAGGGCACGCATGATAACTATAATGTCGACCTTCTGCGCAAATTAATTGAGGCTTCTGCCGATAAATCTTCAACAGACCCGGATGGTGATTTTAATACATCGCACCGCGTCATTGCCGACCATTTGCGTTCTTCTGCTTTCTTGCTGGCCGATGGCGTTTTGCCCTCTAATGAGGGGCGTGGTTATGTGCTTCGCCGTATCATGCGTCGTGCCATGCGCCATGCCCATATCATTGGAGCGAAAGACCCATTGTTGCACAAACTGGTGCCGACATTGACCGGCCTGATGGGGCAAGCCTTCCCGGAACTGGTGCGCGCCGAAGCCTTGATCACTGAAACGCTGGAACTGGAAGAAGCCCGCTTTAAGAAACTGCTGGATCGTGGTTTGAGCCTACTGGATGCGGAAACCAAAGAATTGGGTGAAGGCGATGAGCTTAAGGGAGATGTGGCCTTTAAACTTTATGATACCTATGGCTTCCCGGTTGATTTGACACAGGATGCGTTGAAATCCAAAGGGATTGCCGTTGATATGCCAGGCTTTGAAACAGCCATGGAAAAACAGCGTGAAGAGGCACGTAAAAACTGGGCGGGTTCTGGAGGACAAGCCGATGAAGCCCTGTGGTTTGACTTAAAAGAAAAAGTCGGGGCGACGGACTTCCTGGGCTATGATACAGAAATTGCAGAAGGCCAGATTGTTTCTATCGTGGTAGACGGCAAAGAAGTTGATCGTGCCCAGCCGGGGACCGAAGTTACTGTTTTGTTGAACCAGACGCCGTTTTATGCCGAAAGTGGTGGTCAGGAAGGTGACTGCGGCCTTTTAAAAGTTGGTGATATTGCCGAAGTGGAAGTTTCTGATACACAAAAACGCATCCATTCACTTTACCTTCATATCGGTAAGGTGAAGGGGGGCGTGATTTCTGTCGGGGCCGATGTGTCTGCCGAAGTGGATCATACGCGCCGTTCGGCTGTGCGCTCTAACCACTCTGCCACACACTTGTTACATAAAGCCCTGCAACAGGAGCTGGGTGATCATGTGACGCAGAAAGGTTCCTTGGTCGCAGAAGAGCGTCTGCGTTTTGATATTGCCCATAATAAGGCGCTGAGCACAGATGAAATTGCGGCTGTCGAAGCCAAGGTTAACGCACAAGTGCGTGCCAATACCGAAGTGGTCACGCGCTTGATGACCCCGGATGAAGCCATTGAACAAGGGGCTATGGCGCTCTTTGGGGAGAAATATGGCGATGAAGTGCGTGTGGTGTCCATGGGCGATGAAAATGGTAAAAACTTCTCTGTTGAGCTGTGTGGTGGTACGCATGTGAAACGCACAGGTGATATTGGCTTGTTCAAGGTTTTGAATGAAGGCGCTGTAGCGGCTGGTGTGCGCCGGATTGAAGCGCTGACGGGCTCAGCTGCGGTGGCGTATCTGGCAGAACAGGAAGAACGCCTTAATGAAACAGCTGCTTTGTTGAAGACCACACCTGCCAAAGTGGCGGGTCGTGTAGAAAGCCTGCTGGATGAGCGCAAGAAAATGGAACGTGAAATTTCTGATCTGCGCAAAAAACTCGCAACAGGGGGCGGGGCTGCAACATCTGAAGTCAAGGATGTCAACGGCATCAAATATCTCGGTAAAGTGTTGGATGGCATTCCGGGTAAAGAGCTGAAGTCCATGGTTGATGAGATGAAAAATCAAATCGGCAGTGGCGTTTGTGCGGCTATTTCTGTGAATGACGGCAAAGCTTCCATCGTGGTTGGGTCCACCGATGATGTGAAAGATCAATTTAATGCGGTTGATTTGGTGCGTGTCGGTTCTCAGGCCCTGGGTGGGAAAGGCGGCGGTGGTCGCCCGGATATGGCTCAGGCCGGTGGCCCTGATGGTTCCAAGGCAGAGGAAGCCTTGTCTGCGATTGAAGCAGCCATTGCGGGTTAA
- the recA gene encoding recombinase RecA: MSQTALKLVDKDTMDKNKALEAAVAQIERSFGKGSIMKLGQRENAVETEVVSTGSLGLDIGLGIGGVPKGRIIEVYGPESSGKTTLALHIVAEAQKNGGTCAFVDAEHALDPVYAQKLGCNVDELLISQPDAGEQALEITDTLVRSGAVDVLIIDSVAALVPRAELEGEMGDTHVGLQARLMSQALRKLTSSVSRSNCLVIFINQIRMKIGVMFGNPETTTGGNALKFYSSIRMEIRRIGQIKDRDEVVGNQTRVKVVKNKMAPPFRTIEFDIMYGEGISKMGEILDLGVKAGIVEKSGSWFSYNSTRVGQGRENAKQFLRDNPEMTNEIETAIRQNAGLISEAMTTGEKSSDGDD; encoded by the coding sequence ATGTCTCAGACCGCACTTAAGCTCGTGGATAAGGATACCATGGATAAAAATAAAGCATTGGAAGCAGCAGTTGCCCAGATCGAGCGATCTTTTGGCAAAGGCTCCATTATGAAACTGGGCCAGCGTGAAAACGCGGTGGAAACAGAAGTTGTTTCAACAGGCTCACTCGGCCTTGATATCGGGCTGGGCATCGGTGGCGTGCCTAAGGGCCGCATCATTGAAGTTTATGGTCCTGAAAGTTCCGGTAAAACAACTCTGGCGCTGCATATTGTGGCGGAAGCTCAGAAAAATGGCGGCACCTGTGCGTTTGTCGATGCTGAACACGCTTTGGATCCAGTTTATGCACAAAAGCTTGGCTGTAATGTTGACGAGTTGTTGATCTCCCAGCCTGATGCCGGGGAACAGGCATTGGAAATTACCGATACGCTGGTGCGTTCTGGGGCCGTTGATGTGTTGATTATTGATAGTGTGGCCGCGCTTGTCCCGCGTGCAGAACTGGAAGGCGAGATGGGCGATACCCATGTGGGGCTTCAGGCACGTTTGATGTCACAGGCCCTGCGGAAGCTGACGTCTTCGGTATCGCGTTCCAACTGTCTGGTCATCTTCATCAACCAGATCCGGATGAAAATCGGTGTGATGTTTGGCAACCCGGAAACCACGACAGGTGGTAACGCACTGAAATTCTATTCTTCTATCCGTATGGAGATTCGCCGCATTGGTCAGATCAAGGATCGTGATGAAGTTGTTGGGAACCAGACGCGGGTGAAGGTTGTTAAAAACAAGATGGCACCGCCGTTCCGCACCATCGAATTTGACATTATGTATGGGGAAGGGATTTCCAAGATGGGTGAAATCCTTGACCTGGGGGTCAAGGCCGGGATTGTTGAAAAGTCTGGTTCCTGGTTCTCTTATAATTCCACCCGTGTGGGGCAGGGGCGTGAGAATGCCAAGCAGTTTTTGCGTGATAACCCGGAAATGACCAATGAGATTGAAACGGCCATTCGCCAAAATGCCGGGTTGATTTCAGAAGCCATGACAACTGGGGAAAAAAGCTCAGATGGCGATGATTAA
- a CDS encoding PAS domain-containing sensor histidine kinase has protein sequence MKPLNMSTRVKRRFKRLVRQPVTWGLLAWALLLIAAGNHFLFHFNVLWTYVPLVCSMMGLSLLGWAIGSAGNAGAFGDLLRQAIDVLPEARLITARDGSTVYANPGFKRLLPLMPGKVELAGILDLLDGDWAIEEFNRLQANARNGIGDHSEVPIRLANGMREWRRISVAPLGKPVGFSLWLVRDISARREMENAQNTEFRQMFDFVDNLPIGFFSSDQQGRFRFVNQTLGDWLGVSPEMVRASGFGLADFVVELDDGTKGTMTLKGADGKPFGVLVRQTELYDEQGRFVHNRCVVLRQGIECGEIAPKRVEQTASKKAALGYDPRVRWLFNEAPIGIAVLDMERNVTDCNRAFLKMLGRHQDAIVGRALFDQIKADYHEDATRQLGKVAMGTIAAVRFDVQMQTAKGRLLTVSVFAGHMEDETGEINGLVLHFIDATEKRDLELQFSQAQKMQAVGQLAGGIAHDFNNVLTALTGFCEILLERHPKGDPDHQELQQIYQSGNRATDLVRQLLAFSRKQTLRPEIVDISEVISDLSSMLNRSLGETVRLRIENGRDLKQIRVDTGQLGQVVVNLAVNAGHAMDGEGEVMIRTSNANIEEPIEQGHDTMPPGQYVCIEVTDIGCGIPPENLTKIFEPFFTTKDVDKGTGLGLSTVYGIVRQTDGYIFVDSVVGQGTTFSIFFPAIEEEVIIPKETKQQPDLFDHADLTGTATILLVEDEDPVRLFGARALSAKGYEVLEAASGDLAWEIVKSKGHQIDLVITDVVMPGMKGPDLVELVHERFPKIKVIFMSGYAEDVIPEGIENDPTLHFLPKPFKLKDLAFKVKDVLGEL, from the coding sequence ATGAAACCCTTAAACATGTCCACGCGTGTAAAGCGCCGTTTCAAAAGGCTTGTGCGCCAGCCTGTGACATGGGGACTGTTGGCCTGGGCTTTGTTGTTGATTGCTGCGGGGAATCATTTTTTATTCCACTTCAATGTCTTATGGACATATGTCCCTCTGGTTTGTTCGATGATGGGGCTCAGCCTACTGGGCTGGGCAATCGGGTCTGCGGGGAATGCAGGGGCTTTTGGGGATTTGTTGCGCCAAGCCATTGATGTTTTACCCGAGGCTCGCCTGATTACAGCACGTGATGGTTCCACAGTTTATGCCAATCCGGGATTTAAACGTTTGCTCCCCTTGATGCCGGGAAAGGTAGAACTGGCGGGCATTCTGGATTTGCTGGATGGGGACTGGGCGATTGAAGAATTTAATCGCTTACAAGCCAATGCGCGCAATGGCATTGGCGATCATAGTGAAGTTCCGATCCGCCTTGCCAATGGCATGCGGGAATGGCGTCGGATTTCTGTGGCTCCGCTGGGGAAGCCTGTTGGGTTTTCTTTATGGTTGGTGCGCGATATTTCTGCCCGACGTGAGATGGAGAATGCCCAAAATACAGAATTTCGCCAGATGTTTGATTTTGTCGATAACTTGCCCATCGGCTTTTTCAGCTCAGATCAGCAGGGGCGTTTTCGTTTTGTAAACCAGACCTTGGGTGACTGGCTGGGCGTTTCACCGGAAATGGTGCGGGCCAGTGGTTTTGGCTTGGCAGATTTCGTCGTTGAACTGGATGATGGTACCAAAGGAACCATGACGTTGAAGGGGGCTGATGGCAAGCCTTTTGGCGTATTGGTGCGTCAGACGGAACTTTATGATGAACAGGGGCGTTTTGTTCACAATCGTTGTGTCGTTTTGCGCCAAGGGATTGAATGTGGGGAAATTGCTCCTAAACGGGTGGAGCAAACCGCATCCAAGAAAGCGGCTTTGGGCTACGACCCACGGGTGCGTTGGTTGTTTAATGAAGCTCCGATCGGTATCGCCGTTTTGGATATGGAACGCAATGTAACGGACTGCAACCGGGCTTTCCTGAAAATGCTGGGACGTCATCAGGATGCGATTGTCGGGCGTGCGCTGTTTGATCAGATTAAGGCTGATTATCATGAAGACGCGACCCGTCAGCTGGGTAAAGTTGCCATGGGAACCATTGCGGCTGTGCGTTTTGATGTGCAGATGCAGACGGCTAAGGGGCGCTTGCTAACCGTGAGTGTTTTTGCCGGCCATATGGAAGATGAAACCGGAGAAATCAATGGTTTGGTCTTACATTTTATTGATGCAACAGAAAAACGTGATTTGGAACTCCAGTTTTCTCAAGCCCAGAAAATGCAGGCGGTTGGTCAGTTGGCCGGCGGGATTGCCCATGATTTCAATAACGTGTTGACTGCCTTGACGGGCTTTTGTGAAATCCTCTTGGAACGTCATCCCAAGGGTGATCCGGATCATCAGGAACTCCAGCAAATTTATCAAAGTGGTAATCGAGCGACGGATTTGGTCCGTCAGCTTTTGGCCTTTTCGCGCAAGCAAACTTTGCGCCCGGAAATTGTGGATATATCGGAGGTGATTTCCGACCTGTCCTCCATGCTTAATCGTTCTTTGGGGGAAACGGTTCGATTACGGATCGAAAATGGCCGTGACTTAAAGCAAATTCGGGTGGATACCGGGCAGTTGGGACAGGTGGTGGTTAACCTGGCTGTGAATGCAGGTCATGCCATGGATGGCGAGGGAGAGGTGATGATCCGTACCTCTAATGCCAACATTGAAGAACCGATTGAACAGGGCCATGACACTATGCCACCGGGGCAATATGTTTGTATTGAAGTCACCGATATCGGTTGTGGTATTCCCCCGGAAAACCTGACGAAAATTTTTGAACCCTTCTTTACGACCAAGGATGTGGATAAGGGAACCGGACTTGGCCTTTCAACAGTTTATGGTATTGTGCGCCAAACCGATGGCTATATTTTTGTTGATAGTGTGGTGGGGCAAGGCACGACTTTTTCCATTTTCTTCCCGGCTATTGAGGAAGAGGTCATTATCCCCAAAGAAACCAAGCAGCAACCGGACTTGTTTGACCATGCGGACTTAACGGGAACAGCAACAATTTTGTTGGTGGAAGATGAAGACCCGGTTCGCCTGTTTGGTGCACGTGCATTGAGTGCCAAGGGCTATGAAGTGTTGGAAGCGGCCAGTGGTGATTTGGCTTGGGAAATTGTTAAATCCAAAGGTCATCAAATTGATCTGGTTATTACCGATGTGGTGATGCCGGGGATGAAGGGGCCGGATTTGGTGGAACTCGTGCATGAACGTTTCCCTAAAATCAAGGTGATCTTCATGTCCGGTTATGCCGAAGATGTCATCCCGGAAGGGATCGAAAATGATCCGACGCTTCACTTCCTACCCAAACCGTTTAAGCTGAAAGACCTCGCCTTTAAGGTAAAAGATGTATTAGGGGAGCTTTAA
- the flhB gene encoding flagellar biosynthesis protein FlhB, producing the protein MAEEDDASKTEEPTDKKLSKAREEGQVTQSQEIKSWATFFSAALFVLFLGPYFAQSVVEPIIFYWADGYQIRLDQNSIVVLFEQLVQDMGIRVLPLLFAFLITAMVSGVFQTGLIWAPKKLQPKLSNISVKKGIKKIASAKSLMEMVKTIFKMTLVGAAAFLVVLPVYTNVEILPSYDMFQILEVMYDVSIYLLITVTALMTVIAAIDYSYQRYSFMKQMRMTKQEVKDEHKQSEGDPQIKAKIRQLRMERARQRMMTAVPTADVVVTNPTHYACALEYKQEMMTAPRLVAKGMDNLAFRIREIAEENEVPIVENPPLARALYASVEIDQEIPAEHYAAVAEVIGYVMRLKGQMN; encoded by the coding sequence ATGGCAGAAGAAGACGACGCGTCGAAAACGGAAGAACCAACCGACAAAAAACTTTCCAAGGCGCGGGAAGAAGGTCAGGTAACACAGTCGCAAGAGATTAAAAGCTGGGCGACTTTCTTTTCTGCTGCGCTCTTTGTCCTTTTTCTAGGGCCGTATTTTGCACAAAGCGTTGTTGAACCGATTATTTTTTACTGGGCTGACGGCTATCAAATTCGTTTGGACCAAAATAGTATTGTCGTTTTGTTTGAACAGCTTGTCCAAGATATGGGGATCAGGGTTTTACCTTTGTTGTTTGCCTTTTTGATTACAGCAATGGTATCTGGTGTTTTCCAGACAGGTTTGATCTGGGCCCCAAAGAAATTACAGCCAAAACTGTCGAATATTTCCGTTAAAAAAGGTATTAAGAAAATTGCTTCAGCCAAATCCCTTATGGAAATGGTCAAAACAATTTTTAAAATGACACTGGTTGGGGCTGCGGCATTTCTTGTCGTTTTGCCGGTTTATACCAATGTGGAAATTTTGCCTTCTTATGACATGTTCCAAATTTTGGAAGTTATGTATGACGTATCTATTTATCTTTTGATTACCGTGACCGCCTTGATGACTGTAATTGCAGCGATTGACTATTCTTATCAGCGTTACAGTTTTATGAAGCAAATGAGAATGACTAAGCAGGAAGTTAAGGATGAACATAAACAGTCTGAGGGCGATCCGCAGATCAAGGCAAAAATCCGTCAGCTCCGTATGGAGCGTGCCCGCCAGCGTATGATGACAGCCGTCCCCACGGCTGATGTCGTTGTGACCAACCCGACCCATTATGCCTGCGCGTTGGAATATAAACAGGAAATGATGACAGCTCCCAGGCTGGTGGCAAAGGGGATGGATAATCTTGCGTTTCGTATTCGTGAAATTGCCGAAGAAAATGAAGTGCCGATTGTTGAAAACCCACCACTGGCACGTGCCCTTTATGCCAGTGTGGAAATAGATCAAGAAATTCCGGCAGAACATTATGCCGCTGTGGCTGAAGTTATTGGTTATGTCATGCGTCTTAAAGGGCAGATGAACTGA
- a CDS encoding flagellar biosynthetic protein FliR, with amino-acid sequence MLSDIFTFNIFHFGLIFARMSGALFVMPGVSAQFVSTRIRLLLALMLAFVLVPIVSANFPPFPIHPLELMILIGGEILVGFFFGMLMAIMLSAMQVLGTIVAFVSSLSNAFSFDAVSQSQGSIISTFFVNLALVVLFVTDMHHLMLTAIVDSYSLFEPGKMPPIGDFTQFVARTVADAFKIGVQLAAPFLLLSFGFQLAMGLISRLNPQFQIYFVAMPAQIMFSVLMLMFTVSGIMMVFLTYYQKGLIRFLEP; translated from the coding sequence ATGCTCAGTGATATTTTCACCTTCAATATTTTTCATTTTGGCTTGATCTTTGCCCGTATGAGTGGGGCTTTGTTTGTCATGCCAGGGGTCAGTGCTCAATTTGTCTCCACACGTATCCGTTTGTTGCTGGCCTTGATGCTGGCTTTTGTTCTTGTTCCAATTGTTTCTGCAAATTTTCCACCCTTTCCCATTCATCCTCTTGAATTGATGATTTTGATTGGAGGGGAAATTCTGGTTGGATTTTTCTTTGGCATGTTGATGGCGATTATGCTGAGTGCCATGCAGGTGCTGGGGACAATCGTGGCTTTTGTCTCTTCCTTGTCCAACGCCTTTTCTTTTGATGCGGTGTCACAGTCCCAAGGGTCCATTATTTCCACGTTTTTTGTTAATTTGGCGTTGGTGGTTTTGTTTGTAACTGATATGCATCACTTGATGTTAACAGCGATTGTGGATAGTTATTCCTTGTTTGAGCCAGGAAAAATGCCGCCGATTGGAGATTTTACGCAATTTGTGGCACGCACAGTGGCTGATGCGTTTAAAATTGGTGTGCAGCTGGCAGCTCCCTTTTTGCTTTTATCTTTTGGATTCCAGTTGGCAATGGGGCTGATCAGCCGTTTGAACCCACAGTTTCAGATTTACTTTGTAGCGATGCCCGCGCAAATTATGTTCTCTGTGCTGATGCTAATGTTTACGGTTTCAGGTATTATGATGGTATTCTTAACCTACTATCAGAAGGGCCTTATTCGTTTCTTGGAGCCATAA
- the fliQ gene encoding flagellar biosynthesis protein FliQ, translating into MNDIGVIEIGREAFWVILVVSGPVLIAGLVIGLLIALFQALTSIQEMTLVFVPKILVIFVALVIMLPFMINHMLVFGESIFDKIIALG; encoded by the coding sequence ATGAATGATATCGGTGTAATTGAAATTGGTCGCGAGGCTTTTTGGGTAATTTTGGTGGTCAGTGGCCCGGTCCTGATTGCGGGCTTGGTCATTGGTCTATTGATTGCCTTGTTTCAGGCGCTGACCTCTATTCAGGAAATGACGTTGGTGTTTGTGCCGAAAATTTTGGTGATCTTTGTTGCTCTTGTGATCATGTTGCCCTTTATGATCAACCATATGCTGGTGTTTGGTGAGTCGATCTTTGATAAGATCATTGCCCTTGGGTAG
- the fliE gene encoding flagellar hook-basal body complex protein FliE produces the protein MADSMIASAAAAYAKQSQEINKLPTFDNAKEVSQDDFSDLLKQAVQEAVDIGYKSERMSLKAAAGQADVNEVVTAVAEAEVTLQAVTTVRDKVIQAYQEIIKMPI, from the coding sequence ATGGCTGATTCAATGATCGCATCTGCGGCCGCCGCTTATGCCAAGCAAAGTCAGGAAATTAACAAGCTACCGACTTTCGATAATGCGAAAGAAGTCTCTCAGGATGACTTTTCCGACCTGTTGAAGCAGGCGGTGCAGGAAGCTGTTGATATTGGTTATAAATCTGAACGTATGTCTTTGAAAGCCGCAGCCGGTCAGGCGGATGTCAACGAGGTGGTGACAGCGGTCGCAGAAGCCGAAGTGACGTTACAGGCGGTGACAACCGTGCGTGATAAGGTCATTCAGGCTTATCAAGAAATCATTAAAATGCCGATCTAG
- the flgC gene encoding flagellar basal body rod protein FlgC, protein MDEMFKSMRISTAGMKVQGARLRVIAENVANADSLPTKPGENPYRRKKILFRNELDKNIDAHTVRVHKVKEDSTANFKKFFDPAHPAADKDGYVLRPNVNTMIEMMDMREAQRSYEANVNTVKATKKMLQTSIGILR, encoded by the coding sequence ATGGATGAAATGTTTAAAAGCATGCGTATTTCCACCGCCGGAATGAAAGTTCAGGGTGCACGCTTGCGTGTGATTGCGGAAAACGTGGCCAACGCCGACTCCTTGCCAACTAAGCCGGGGGAAAACCCTTATCGTCGTAAAAAAATCCTCTTTCGCAATGAATTGGATAAAAATATTGACGCCCATACGGTGCGTGTCCATAAAGTCAAAGAAGATAGTACGGCAAATTTTAAGAAGTTTTTTGACCCTGCCCACCCGGCAGCAGATAAAGATGGATATGTTTTACGCCCCAACGTCAATACTATGATCGAGATGATGGATATGCGTGAAGCGCAGCGTTCTTATGAAGCCAACGTTAACACGGTGAAGGCGACGAAGAAAATGCTGCAAACAAGTATTGGGATTTTGCGATAA
- the flgB gene encoding flagellar basal body rod protein FlgB — MSLFAVLKKRMDYISNRQEVLADNIANADTPKYVAKDLKPFDFKDLMRRQAMHVKPIGTDPNHIGVKAARIKEYAVDEPKPYESTINKNQVVLEEQMTKMSESQVDHELTTQVYKKNMSLFKIALGKR; from the coding sequence ATGTCTCTGTTCGCTGTCTTGAAAAAGCGAATGGATTATATTTCAAATAGACAGGAAGTGTTGGCGGATAATATTGCAAACGCCGATACGCCCAAGTATGTCGCCAAAGATTTAAAACCGTTTGATTTCAAGGATTTGATGCGGCGCCAAGCCATGCATGTCAAGCCGATTGGAACAGACCCGAACCATATTGGGGTAAAGGCTGCGCGTATTAAGGAATATGCGGTTGATGAGCCTAAGCCTTATGAATCCACCATCAACAAAAACCAGGTCGTCTTGGAAGAGCAGATGACGAAAATGAGCGAATCCCAGGTTGATCACGAGCTGACCACGCAGGTTTATAAGAAAAATATGAGTCTGTTTAAAATTGCATTGGGCAAAAGATAG
- a CDS encoding EscU/YscU/HrcU family type III secretion system export apparatus switch protein, with amino-acid sequence MPNQQQAHVILTDTKNPLPKHFDPDQIAVALQYDGIEDKAPEIVASGQGAVAEQILQIAFAEGVRVREDADLAQILNLMDVGEEIPVEAFAAVAEILTYVYQANNQPLPGVDTPLAPNDNQGLDHRDEDDTT; translated from the coding sequence ATGCCAAATCAACAACAGGCGCATGTTATTTTGACCGACACAAAGAACCCCCTTCCCAAACATTTTGATCCTGACCAGATTGCCGTAGCCCTTCAATATGATGGCATTGAAGATAAGGCCCCGGAGATTGTTGCCTCAGGCCAAGGTGCTGTGGCTGAACAGATTTTGCAAATTGCCTTTGCCGAAGGGGTGCGGGTCCGTGAAGATGCAGACCTGGCGCAAATCCTGAATCTGATGGATGTAGGAGAAGAAATCCCGGTTGAAGCCTTTGCAGCAGTTGCAGAAATCCTCACTTACGTTTATCAAGCCAACAACCAGCCCCTGCCCGGTGTGGACACGCCACTGGCCCCAAACGACAATCAAGGTCTGGATCATAGAGATGAGGATGACACCACATGA
- a CDS encoding flagellar biosynthetic protein FliO encodes MEITDYLRFVFALAFVVALIGLLAFVAKRAGMGYRNVARAGKRRLSISEVMPLDGKRRLVLVKRDDKEHLLVIGGENDLVVEQNIKTVDSDMDFSEHLSNVSDSEGKTS; translated from the coding sequence ATGGAAATCACAGATTACCTTCGGTTCGTGTTTGCACTGGCCTTTGTCGTTGCGTTGATCGGCCTCTTGGCTTTTGTCGCCAAACGCGCAGGTATGGGCTATCGCAATGTGGCCAGAGCTGGTAAAAGACGTCTCAGCATTTCCGAAGTCATGCCGCTGGACGGTAAAAGACGGCTGGTTCTGGTCAAACGGGACGATAAAGAACACCTTCTGGTCATTGGCGGGGAAAACGATCTGGTTGTGGAACAAAATATCAAAACCGTTGATAGTGACATGGATTTTTCAGAACATCTTTCAAACGTCAGTGACAGTGAGGGAAAAACCTCATGA